Proteins found in one Chrysiogenes arsenatis DSM 11915 genomic segment:
- a CDS encoding SPOR domain-containing protein, whose product MDQQFGSGRVEHKSNRQTFIMLLVFIVGVTLVFGLGIFVGRIVLGPKEPAAQEVATLQTPPTIAENTGSANTPLSRDEVLKLQPSRSDATLPATPPELRYSDVPKLPEEQRVEAAEDSAIRAQEVQQQKKEVLDNAKKQVAVVAPTPAPATPARPAATQAPATTSTAATPAATDPNARYRRTLPTGSFTIQIGAFKTEDRALERVQDLLKKRYDAYYTIADLGDKGMWYRVRVGKYDDMAKARQVADEIKEKEKLFPYAVEVKE is encoded by the coding sequence GTGGATCAGCAATTTGGAAGTGGCAGAGTTGAACATAAAAGTAATCGACAAACTTTTATTATGCTTTTGGTTTTCATCGTCGGGGTGACACTCGTCTTTGGCCTTGGCATCTTTGTCGGACGTATTGTGCTGGGTCCAAAAGAACCCGCTGCGCAAGAAGTCGCTACCTTGCAAACCCCACCCACCATTGCGGAAAATACTGGGAGTGCAAACACTCCGTTAAGTCGTGACGAGGTGCTGAAACTGCAACCAAGCCGTAGCGATGCCACCCTCCCTGCAACTCCGCCGGAACTTCGCTACTCTGATGTGCCGAAACTTCCCGAAGAACAACGTGTTGAGGCTGCTGAAGACTCAGCTATTCGCGCTCAGGAAGTGCAACAGCAGAAAAAAGAAGTATTAGACAACGCAAAAAAACAAGTGGCGGTAGTTGCGCCGACACCTGCGCCCGCCACACCAGCACGTCCGGCTGCAACGCAAGCACCAGCCACCACATCAACCGCCGCTACGCCTGCCGCCACTGACCCGAACGCACGTTACCGTCGTACGTTGCCTACGGGATCTTTTACGATTCAAATAGGAGCGTTTAAAACAGAAGATCGCGCTTTAGAGCGGGTTCAAGACCTGCTTAAAAAACGCTATGATGCCTATTACACCATTGCCGATCTGGGTGACAAAGGGATGTGGTACCGCGTTCGCGTTGGTAAATATGATGATATGGCCAAAGCTCGCCAAGTTGCCGACGAGATTAAAGAGAAAGAAAAACTTTTTCCGTATGCTGTAGAAGTGAAAGAGTAA
- a CDS encoding AEC family transporter codes for MTIIFQGLAPIFLLILFGYACKVKHFPGDAFWPMAERVTYYVFFPALLFSNLAKAPLEGLPAASMAIILFGTTTLASLLLLALRAGIRSGGPAFTSVFQGGIRMNTYVGIAAAAAIFGEIGLTLSAIAMATLIPLVNIYCVWVMLRYASERKEGLLKVFHALFRNPLILACAAGIVVNLAHIPLPLFLLNTAEILGRVSLPLGLLSVGAGLSFGASIRSWKELGMSSSVKLIVYPGITLLACQFFALDATATAIAVLFTAVPTSVSSYILARQMGGDTTLMASIITWQVIFAAVTIPVFLALAT; via the coding sequence ATGACGATTATCTTTCAGGGATTAGCTCCGATTTTCTTACTTATCTTGTTTGGTTATGCGTGTAAAGTGAAGCATTTTCCAGGTGATGCTTTTTGGCCGATGGCTGAACGAGTCACCTATTATGTTTTTTTCCCGGCACTGTTGTTTTCCAACTTGGCGAAGGCTCCGCTTGAGGGGTTACCCGCGGCTTCTATGGCAATTATCTTGTTTGGAACCACCACGCTGGCGTCGCTTTTGCTGTTGGCGCTGCGGGCAGGAATCCGTTCTGGCGGCCCGGCGTTTACGTCGGTATTTCAGGGGGGAATCCGCATGAATACCTATGTCGGTATTGCTGCCGCTGCAGCGATATTTGGCGAAATCGGCCTGACGCTTTCGGCGATTGCCATGGCGACATTGATACCACTGGTCAATATCTACTGCGTCTGGGTTATGTTGCGCTATGCTTCGGAACGCAAAGAGGGACTGCTCAAGGTGTTTCATGCGCTTTTCCGCAATCCCCTTATTCTGGCCTGTGCGGCGGGGATTGTCGTTAATTTGGCGCATATTCCACTGCCGCTCTTTCTCCTCAACACAGCAGAAATACTGGGTCGAGTCTCATTGCCATTAGGTCTGCTGAGCGTGGGTGCGGGGTTGAGTTTTGGCGCATCGATCAGATCTTGGAAAGAACTTGGTATGAGCAGCTCTGTCAAGTTGATAGTCTATCCGGGGATAACGCTTCTCGCCTGCCAGTTCTTTGCGCTTGATGCCACAGCTACGGCGATAGCGGTACTTTTTACTGCTGTTCCAACGTCGGTTTCATCATACATTCTTGCGCGTCAAATGGGTGGCGACACGACGCTGATGGCGAGTATTATTACGTGGCAGGTCATTTTTGCGGCGGTGACCATCCCTGTTTTTCTTGCGCTTGCAACGTAA
- a CDS encoding exopolyphosphatase, with amino-acid sequence MDKKYRLITRSDFDGLACAVILTELGMIDDIQFVHPKDMQDGKIAVTSRDITTNLPYVPGCYMAFDHHASEVQRADGKDYPNHIIDPNAPSAARVVYNYYGGNSRFGGVINPEMMIAVDKADSAQFTLAEILKPDGWVLLNYLMDARTGLGRFREFRISNYALMMDLIEYCKTLTIEQILETPDVKERVELYREHAPKFEEQLRRCATIHGKLIVLDLRNEEVIYAGNRFMIYALYPHCNMSIHVLWGFQKQNVVFAVGKSIVNRSSKAHVGETMLQYGGGGHAAAGTCQLSHESAPEVLQKLIDAFQES; translated from the coding sequence ATGGATAAAAAGTATCGACTTATTACACGTAGCGATTTCGATGGTTTAGCATGTGCTGTGATCTTAACGGAACTGGGCATGATAGATGATATCCAATTTGTCCACCCGAAGGATATGCAAGACGGTAAAATCGCCGTAACCTCACGTGATATCACCACAAACCTTCCATACGTGCCGGGTTGCTATATGGCGTTCGACCACCACGCCAGCGAAGTGCAGCGTGCCGACGGGAAAGATTATCCAAACCATATTATCGACCCTAATGCCCCTTCTGCCGCGCGGGTTGTCTATAACTACTACGGTGGCAACAGTCGTTTTGGAGGTGTCATTAACCCCGAAATGATGATCGCCGTCGACAAAGCCGATTCGGCTCAATTTACCCTTGCCGAAATACTGAAACCTGATGGCTGGGTTCTGCTCAATTATCTTATGGACGCACGTACCGGACTCGGACGCTTCCGCGAGTTCCGCATTTCCAATTACGCACTGATGATGGATCTTATCGAATATTGCAAAACACTCACCATAGAACAAATCCTTGAAACTCCAGACGTGAAAGAACGGGTCGAGCTGTACCGCGAGCATGCTCCAAAGTTCGAAGAGCAACTACGCCGCTGCGCAACCATTCACGGAAAACTCATTGTGCTTGACCTGCGCAACGAAGAGGTCATCTACGCGGGAAATCGCTTTATGATTTATGCCCTCTACCCACACTGCAATATGTCGATCCATGTTCTTTGGGGTTTCCAGAAACAGAATGTCGTTTTTGCCGTCGGAAAATCGATTGTGAACCGTTCGTCAAAAGCCCATGTCGGGGAGACGATGCTGCAGTACGGAGGTGGTGGACACGCCGCAGCCGGCACCTGCCAGCTTTCGCACGAAAGTGCGCCCGAAGTATTACAGAAGCTGATAGACGCATTTCAAGAAAGTTAA
- a CDS encoding ABC transporter substrate-binding protein — protein MKVYMVRFWVCLTLLVLLVGCARKIPESEFDGIQSSTYTSAGTYQTEEQREAETEAYGNILLAMVQDDFQLAYDRLQLYRQTFEPPAHRITQLAEIQQRLELQLALTSGVDTAEAAADSHEFVPLTQATDEFTTLFLGQIPLVAVLLDMTGQYFPFSRDILQGILAAAEAEKFSFRLINTATITPEALVDLIASYRVVIGPLRPDRLAVLEPFLNDPNRVFIFPTIANNPAHPNQYSVGLSIADEIRAIKRQMLADNVQRYISFAPDDTISQSIALRLKNELAQTPIRLYRERTYSPSQNNQSALIREFRGRVIGQSSDREKFATYSTDFDGAFLPGGPLDALVVVPQFPFYNFNMNIIRLYGTSFWQTPKLLEAAPHIYGAKFPTTYLSNQNWLPDVSFRHHLASVTDQLPSTLQAQGYDAGILAKQVLTHGIETLNNACFLGVTGLMCREAGRHVKFPFIVEVTRGGFRLYDAPRNRFEFEVPTSTIN, from the coding sequence ATGAAGGTATATATGGTGCGCTTTTGGGTATGCCTGACGCTTCTTGTATTGCTGGTTGGCTGTGCGCGGAAAATACCGGAAAGTGAATTTGATGGTATTCAATCCTCTACCTATACCAGCGCAGGAACCTACCAAACCGAAGAACAGCGCGAAGCGGAAACCGAAGCGTATGGTAATATCCTCTTGGCCATGGTGCAGGATGATTTCCAACTGGCTTATGATCGACTCCAACTCTACCGCCAGACCTTTGAACCGCCGGCACATCGGATTACCCAACTCGCCGAAATTCAGCAACGGCTTGAACTTCAGCTTGCGTTGACTTCTGGTGTCGATACCGCTGAAGCAGCGGCTGACTCGCATGAATTTGTCCCGCTCACCCAGGCGACGGATGAATTTACGACGCTCTTTCTTGGACAAATTCCGCTAGTTGCCGTTTTGCTTGATATGACAGGGCAGTACTTCCCGTTTTCGCGAGATATATTGCAAGGGATACTGGCCGCTGCCGAAGCCGAAAAATTCTCCTTCCGGTTGATTAACACGGCTACCATTACCCCCGAAGCATTGGTTGATCTAATAGCGTCGTACCGCGTCGTGATCGGCCCCTTACGCCCAGATCGTCTTGCTGTGCTTGAGCCATTTTTGAACGATCCGAATCGTGTCTTTATTTTCCCGACCATTGCGAATAACCCAGCTCATCCGAATCAGTATTCGGTCGGATTGAGCATTGCTGACGAAATCCGTGCCATCAAACGCCAGATGCTGGCCGATAATGTGCAGCGGTATATCTCCTTTGCGCCCGATGATACTATCTCCCAAAGCATTGCGTTGCGACTGAAAAATGAACTGGCGCAAACACCAATTCGTCTCTATCGCGAGCGGACGTACTCTCCATCACAGAATAATCAGTCAGCGTTGATTCGTGAGTTTCGCGGCCGTGTAATTGGTCAAAGCAGTGATCGCGAAAAGTTTGCCACCTATTCGACGGACTTTGACGGGGCGTTTCTCCCTGGCGGGCCTCTGGATGCGCTTGTCGTTGTGCCACAGTTCCCTTTTTATAATTTCAATATGAACATAATCCGCTTGTACGGGACGAGTTTTTGGCAAACGCCGAAACTGTTAGAAGCGGCTCCGCATATCTACGGGGCAAAATTTCCCACCACCTACCTTTCCAACCAAAACTGGTTGCCAGACGTATCGTTCCGGCACCACCTTGCGAGCGTCACCGATCAACTGCCAAGCACGCTCCAAGCCCAAGGATACGACGCCGGGATACTGGCAAAGCAGGTGCTTACTCACGGCATTGAGACGCTTAACAATGCGTGTTTTCTTGGTGTAACCGGCCTGATGTGTCGCGAAGCAGGGCGTCACGTAAAATTTCCTTTTATTGTAGAAGTTACCAGAGGAGGGTTCCGTCTCTATGACGCACCAAGAAACCGCTTTGAATTTGAAGTACCAACCAGCACCATCAATTGA
- the argS gene encoding arginine--tRNA ligase, translated as MKQVLSTIIRQSITKAITTGEFPIPPSQVPDIIIEIPKDKSFGDYACNVAMQLARPTRLSPRRIAEIIVTHSAEHPYMAKCEIAGPGFINFTIADAAYHDKLREVFVQQEQYGASNVGKKHKVMVEFVSANPTGPLHIGHGRGAAVGDTLARLLAFAGYDVTREYYINDAGNQMNNLGRSTYIRYMQLLGHESFQLDENCYQGDYIIGIARDVVAKYGPKFEHDDAALPFFTKLTGDIILQGIIDDLKTFEVTFDTYFSEKSLHEGGHVARVLDQLLETKGAYEEDGALWVKTTNYTDDKDRVVRRSNGETTYFAADIAYHKNKLDREFTTIIDIWGADHHGYVGRMNAAMQLLGAPENTLEVILIQLVNLLRDGKPVAMSTRSGEFDALIDVLNEVGTDAARYFFLMRRSDSQLDFDLELAKKQTNENPVFYVQYSHARCCSIVEQLKANQQYPALPLENISLAAVTSPQERELIKTLVKFPEVVAGAALAREGHRIPHYLNELASNFHSFYNTCRVIGAETDELTAARTTLVEATRQVVANGLHLLGVSAPQKM; from the coding sequence ATGAAACAGGTTTTGAGCACAATTATTCGCCAAAGTATAACAAAAGCCATCACCACCGGCGAATTTCCTATTCCCCCATCACAAGTTCCGGATATTATCATTGAAATTCCAAAAGACAAGAGTTTTGGTGATTATGCCTGTAATGTTGCGATGCAGCTTGCTCGGCCAACACGGTTGTCGCCGCGCCGTATTGCTGAAATTATCGTAACACATTCTGCAGAGCATCCCTATATGGCCAAGTGTGAAATTGCCGGCCCTGGATTTATTAACTTCACGATTGCCGATGCCGCGTATCACGATAAACTTCGCGAAGTTTTTGTGCAGCAAGAGCAGTACGGTGCTTCGAACGTCGGCAAGAAGCATAAAGTTATGGTTGAATTTGTCAGCGCGAACCCAACCGGCCCACTGCATATCGGTCATGGGCGCGGAGCTGCTGTGGGTGATACGCTCGCGCGGCTACTCGCTTTTGCCGGATACGATGTCACCCGCGAGTACTATATTAATGATGCTGGCAACCAAATGAATAATCTTGGTCGTTCCACGTACATCCGCTATATGCAGCTCCTTGGTCACGAGTCATTTCAACTCGATGAAAACTGTTATCAAGGCGACTACATTATCGGTATTGCGCGTGATGTGGTTGCGAAGTATGGCCCGAAGTTTGAGCATGACGATGCTGCGTTGCCGTTTTTTACGAAATTGACCGGTGATATTATTCTTCAGGGGATTATCGACGACCTTAAAACCTTTGAAGTCACGTTTGATACCTATTTTTCAGAAAAGTCACTGCACGAGGGCGGACATGTTGCCCGTGTGCTTGATCAACTGCTAGAAACGAAAGGGGCGTATGAAGAAGACGGAGCGCTCTGGGTGAAAACTACAAATTATACCGACGATAAAGATCGCGTTGTGCGTCGCTCCAATGGCGAAACGACTTACTTTGCAGCCGATATTGCCTACCATAAAAACAAGCTTGACAGAGAGTTTACGACGATCATTGATATCTGGGGTGCCGATCACCACGGATATGTCGGACGGATGAACGCGGCGATGCAACTGCTCGGCGCTCCAGAAAATACACTCGAAGTGATCTTGATTCAACTGGTTAACCTGTTGCGTGATGGGAAGCCAGTGGCCATGAGCACGCGGAGCGGCGAATTTGATGCGTTAATTGACGTATTGAATGAAGTCGGCACCGATGCTGCACGCTACTTTTTCCTCATGCGTCGTAGCGATTCGCAACTAGACTTTGATCTTGAATTGGCCAAAAAACAGACCAACGAAAATCCCGTTTTCTATGTGCAGTATTCACACGCTCGCTGCTGTAGTATTGTCGAACAGTTGAAAGCGAATCAGCAGTATCCGGCACTGCCGCTCGAAAACATTTCGCTCGCAGCTGTCACATCACCTCAGGAACGCGAACTGATTAAAACGCTTGTTAAATTTCCCGAAGTTGTCGCTGGCGCAGCTTTGGCGCGAGAAGGGCATCGCATTCCCCATTATTTGAATGAACTCGCTTCTAACTTCCATAGCTTTTACAATACCTGCCGCGTGATCGGTGCCGAAACAGATGAGTTGACGGCCGCGCGGACCACACTCGTAGAAGCCACGCGACAAGTTGTCGCCAATGGATTACATTTGCTCGGGGTGAGTGCGCCGCAGAAAATGTAA
- a CDS encoding PAS domain S-box protein, with protein sequence MNAIILKPIRQLSSQALKIAAGDFDRRIAPKSADEIGGLAMALDTMACNVSTKTRTLTSLMAKHIDDLHRHGVILELVSQGDTLAGILDPLASYIEQEFPDISCAIMLADSKKKRLFHGAAPSLLPFYCAAIDGMLIADKSGSCGTAAWRKERVVVEDIVSHPYWEAYHAHIIKTSLRACWAEPILDRHGDLFGVFALYYREPKGPSPQEIAFIETCARLVALSIERLNYEEKMRTLSRAVEQSPVSIVITDALGNIEYVNPRFEKITGISAASLVGKNPRVLKSGRQSAEFYQDLWKTISSGQEWSGEFENINSLGQPYWEQAVISPIRDEQGRITHYVGVKEDITERKAHEAMLLEFNQRLQEQVELEVCNRMENEKRFQQERELQQALLIQQTKLAELGGMIGAIVHQWKQPLNIISLLTQTLQNDFEDKLFDASTLETHIEEVMNQIRFMSETVDNFRDFYKPSQQKKYFAVVEAIQGVLDLLSHQLTPCNIDVVLTGNKSLVAFGFPSDFKQVIFNLINNSHDAIIERGVETGKITITVEPTDPFVTIILCDNGGGIPESLLPDKLFEPFSTTKGEKGTGIGLSLGRTIIEEKMGGRLQARNSEAGACFTIALPTEESKT encoded by the coding sequence ATGAATGCCATAATCCTTAAACCCATACGGCAACTCTCATCCCAGGCGTTAAAAATTGCTGCCGGTGATTTTGATAGGCGCATTGCGCCAAAATCAGCTGATGAAATTGGTGGTTTAGCGATGGCGCTCGACACCATGGCCTGCAACGTCAGCACAAAAACTCGTACGCTCACTTCGCTTATGGCCAAGCATATCGATGACCTACACCGTCACGGCGTTATTCTGGAACTTGTCAGCCAAGGAGATACGCTCGCGGGAATTCTTGATCCGCTGGCATCATATATCGAACAAGAGTTCCCTGATATCAGCTGTGCGATTATGCTCGCCGATTCCAAAAAGAAACGTTTATTTCACGGTGCGGCACCAAGTTTACTACCGTTTTACTGTGCCGCTATTGATGGCATGCTGATTGCTGATAAGAGTGGCTCGTGCGGAACTGCGGCATGGCGCAAAGAACGGGTGGTAGTAGAAGATATTGTATCGCACCCGTACTGGGAAGCGTACCACGCGCACATTATAAAAACCTCGCTTCGCGCCTGTTGGGCGGAACCGATCCTTGATCGTCACGGAGATCTTTTTGGCGTCTTTGCGCTGTACTATCGTGAACCGAAGGGACCGAGCCCTCAGGAAATTGCCTTTATCGAAACCTGCGCGCGTCTGGTTGCGTTATCTATTGAACGACTGAATTACGAAGAAAAAATGCGTACGCTGTCGCGTGCCGTAGAACAAAGCCCAGTTTCGATTGTTATCACCGACGCTTTGGGAAATATAGAATACGTGAACCCTCGATTTGAAAAAATTACTGGCATCAGCGCAGCGTCTTTGGTGGGGAAAAACCCGCGCGTGTTAAAATCAGGGCGACAATCAGCAGAATTCTACCAAGATCTCTGGAAAACCATCAGCAGTGGTCAGGAGTGGAGTGGTGAATTTGAAAACATCAATAGCCTCGGCCAACCATACTGGGAACAGGCTGTTATTTCACCCATCCGCGACGAACAAGGGAGAATCACCCACTATGTTGGCGTAAAAGAAGACATCACCGAACGCAAAGCGCACGAAGCCATGCTGCTCGAATTCAACCAGCGGTTGCAAGAGCAGGTAGAGTTGGAGGTGTGCAATCGCATGGAAAATGAAAAGCGTTTCCAGCAGGAACGTGAACTGCAACAAGCATTGCTCATTCAACAAACCAAGCTCGCTGAACTTGGCGGAATGATTGGCGCCATCGTGCACCAGTGGAAGCAGCCACTCAACATCATTTCCCTTTTGACGCAAACACTGCAAAACGATTTTGAAGATAAACTCTTTGACGCATCTACGCTAGAAACACATATCGAAGAAGTGATGAATCAAATACGCTTTATGAGCGAAACGGTCGATAATTTTCGCGACTTTTATAAGCCATCACAACAAAAAAAGTACTTTGCTGTTGTCGAGGCCATTCAGGGCGTGCTGGATTTACTCAGCCACCAGCTCACCCCTTGTAATATTGATGTTGTGCTGACAGGCAATAAAAGTTTAGTCGCTTTTGGTTTCCCAAGCGATTTTAAACAAGTCATTTTCAATCTGATAAATAACTCACACGATGCCATCATTGAACGGGGCGTTGAGACAGGGAAAATAACGATTACCGTGGAACCGACCGATCCCTTTGTTACGATTATTCTCTGTGACAATGGGGGCGGTATTCCTGAGTCACTTTTACCAGACAAACTTTTTGAACCGTTTAGTACGACAAAAGGGGAAAAAGGAACTGGGATTGGTTTATCGCTCGGACGAACCATTATCGAAGAAAAAATGGGTGGCCGCCTCCAAGCAAGGAATAGCGAAGCTGGAGCCTGCTTCACTATTGCCCTCCCGACAGAGGAATCAAAAACGTGA
- a CDS encoding RsmE family RNA methyltransferase, whose protein sequence is MAFLVAQHTITDDQCVLSGDDFHHLVRVLRAKEGSVIPIITDQNIRYRGLVSAVDDSSATITLLDPQQHNIESPVRIIVACALTKGNHIFDTMRMFTELGASELILFHSQHTVVQYTSQSFAAKRQKLQRISEESQKQNQRTAPVQVSDVCSFKDLFQGTYGEIPKVLFYEKDGQNLSDISLSAMPSLMLIFGPEGGFHRDEIAFAQHKGTHFATLGPRILKAQTAQIAGVTLAQHVFGDM, encoded by the coding sequence GTGGCGTTTTTGGTTGCGCAGCACACGATTACTGACGATCAGTGCGTTCTGAGTGGCGACGATTTTCACCATCTCGTGCGAGTGTTGCGCGCCAAAGAGGGCTCTGTTATCCCTATTATCACCGACCAGAATATTCGCTATCGCGGATTGGTCAGTGCGGTCGATGATTCCAGCGCTACGATTACGCTTCTTGACCCCCAGCAGCATAATATTGAATCGCCGGTACGGATTATCGTGGCGTGCGCCCTTACGAAAGGGAACCACATCTTCGACACGATGCGGATGTTCACCGAACTTGGCGCAAGCGAGTTGATCCTTTTCCATTCGCAACACACGGTTGTCCAGTATACTTCACAGAGCTTTGCTGCCAAACGGCAGAAACTGCAGCGTATATCGGAAGAGTCGCAAAAACAGAATCAACGTACAGCGCCAGTACAGGTGAGCGATGTGTGTTCCTTCAAAGACCTTTTTCAGGGGACATACGGCGAAATTCCGAAGGTGCTTTTTTACGAAAAAGATGGGCAGAATCTAAGCGATATTTCGTTGTCAGCCATGCCATCATTGATGCTCATTTTTGGGCCAGAAGGTGGATTTCATCGTGATGAAATTGCCTTTGCGCAGCACAAAGGTACCCATTTCGCCACGCTCGGCCCGCGCATTCTCAAAGCTCAGACGGCTCAGATTGCAGGCGTGACACTTGCCCAGCATGTGTTTGGTGATATGTAA
- a CDS encoding 50S ribosomal protein L11 methyltransferase produces the protein MTHQETALNLKYQPAPSIELKVSLPAAAIEEAEAWLTYFGAEGFVTKELEDEEGQERQTMKAYFPPDVYESNRVAVAQYLEEKTFTPFSATTVLPADWENCWKEFFSPLELRGGILINPAWIPITPEKAASYRAVIFIDPGMAFGTGQHPTTALCIEALGGLPVAGMSVLDIGTGSGILAICAQKLGAKPIVAIDNDSDCERVALKNMELNDVNPSDITVQTGTSDQMQGVFDIVLANITADVHLLLIDDYFRLGKKYLVLSGILCTREAEITTILRQKGLRNLQTVVDVAGQWCSIQGEF, from the coding sequence ATGACGCACCAAGAAACCGCTTTGAATTTGAAGTACCAACCAGCACCATCAATTGAGTTAAAAGTCTCACTCCCTGCCGCTGCTATTGAAGAGGCCGAAGCATGGCTCACCTATTTCGGTGCAGAAGGATTTGTGACGAAAGAGTTAGAAGACGAAGAGGGTCAGGAACGACAAACGATGAAGGCTTACTTCCCGCCTGATGTGTACGAATCCAATCGCGTCGCGGTAGCGCAGTACCTTGAAGAAAAAACTTTTACACCATTTTCGGCGACGACAGTCTTGCCCGCTGATTGGGAAAATTGTTGGAAAGAATTTTTTTCTCCACTCGAGTTGCGCGGTGGCATACTTATCAATCCGGCATGGATTCCGATTACTCCGGAAAAAGCAGCCAGCTATCGTGCGGTAATCTTTATCGATCCCGGTATGGCGTTTGGTACTGGGCAACATCCGACCACCGCACTGTGTATTGAAGCACTTGGTGGGCTGCCAGTGGCAGGTATGTCGGTACTTGATATTGGAACGGGTTCGGGAATTCTTGCCATCTGTGCCCAAAAACTCGGAGCCAAGCCGATTGTTGCGATTGATAATGACTCCGACTGCGAACGAGTGGCACTGAAGAATATGGAGCTGAATGACGTCAATCCTTCTGATATCACCGTGCAAACGGGTACCAGCGATCAGATGCAAGGGGTATTTGATATTGTGTTGGCGAATATCACGGCTGATGTTCACCTCTTATTGATCGATGACTACTTCCGCCTGGGAAAAAAATATCTTGTCCTTTCCGGTATCCTCTGCACGCGTGAAGCAGAAATTACCACTATCCTCCGCCAGAAAGGGTTGCGCAATCTGCAAACGGTTGTCGATGTGGCTGGTCAATGGTGTTCCATTCAAGGAGAGTTTTAG
- a CDS encoding diguanylate cyclase, giving the protein MKLDEFTILIVDDEPTNIEVLTRTLSQDYHIISATDGRKALQIALSDEQPDLILLDVMMPGMSGYDICRRLKSDNRTMNIPIIFVTACDDRESEETGLELGAVDYITRPFHVPVVRARVRNHVNMQRKTMLLEKLSLIDGLTHIPNRRRFDNSYEQEWRRAMRYNKPVSLVMIDIDNFKAYNDIRGHSDGDECLRRVAEALSNVLLRGSDMVARYGGEEFIALLPDTQINGAVQVSEKLRAAVEAMEIPHPDSSVSPFVTVSIGHATCLPNFRISRLEFLQAADQALYSAKEAGRNQVYGMTTLWGNSDANRATTAMHDTDSIDDFSERAQRRNITTNP; this is encoded by the coding sequence ATGAAACTTGACGAATTTACTATTTTAATCGTCGATGATGAGCCGACAAATATTGAGGTGTTAACGCGAACACTTTCGCAGGATTACCACATAATCAGTGCGACTGATGGACGAAAAGCGCTGCAAATTGCCCTTTCTGATGAACAACCAGACCTCATTCTGCTCGATGTTATGATGCCGGGAATGAGTGGATATGATATCTGCCGCAGACTCAAAAGCGATAACCGCACCATGAATATTCCGATCATTTTCGTCACGGCGTGCGACGACCGCGAATCGGAGGAGACTGGCTTAGAACTCGGAGCCGTCGATTACATCACTCGGCCATTCCATGTGCCGGTTGTCCGTGCCCGCGTCCGCAATCATGTGAATATGCAACGCAAAACTATGCTGCTCGAAAAACTCTCCTTGATTGACGGACTGACCCATATCCCGAATCGACGCCGTTTTGACAACTCTTATGAACAGGAATGGCGTCGCGCCATGCGCTACAACAAACCCGTATCATTGGTGATGATAGACATTGACAACTTCAAAGCATATAACGATATACGTGGCCATAGTGATGGCGATGAATGTTTACGCCGTGTCGCCGAAGCTCTGAGCAATGTGCTCTTACGCGGTTCTGACATGGTGGCTCGTTATGGGGGTGAAGAGTTTATCGCGCTGCTCCCCGACACACAGATCAATGGGGCGGTACAGGTTTCAGAAAAACTCCGAGCTGCTGTAGAAGCGATGGAAATTCCCCATCCTGACTCATCGGTTTCACCGTTCGTTACCGTCAGCATTGGTCACGCTACCTGTTTGCCGAATTTCCGTATCTCTCGTTTGGAATTCCTGCAAGCAGCCGACCAAGCGCTGTATAGCGCCAAAGAAGCGGGGCGCAATCAGGTGTACGGCATGACAACCTTGTGGGGCAACAGCGATGCAAATCGCGCAACCACAGCAATGCATGACACTGATTCAATAGACGATTTTTCAGAGAGAGCACAAAGAAGAAATATAACCACAAACCCTTAG